TCCTGGCCGAGCTTCAGCAGGTCGCGTCCGGCCTCGGCATCAGGGGCACCGCGCGCATGCGCAAGAGCCAGCTGATCGAGGTCATCAAGGAGGCGCAGGCGGGCGGCAGCGCCCCCAAGGCCGCCGCCGCGGACACCGCCGAGGCCAAGCCGAAGCGCCGCGCCACCAGCAAGGCCCGCACGGGCGACGTCGCCGCCGAGGCGCCCGTCGAGAAGGCCGCGCAGCAGTCCCAGATCGACATCCCGGGCCAGCCGGCGGGGGGCCCCTCCCGCGCGAGCGAAGCCGAGCGGGAGGAAGCCCCGGCCGGCGAGCGTCGCCGCCGTCGCGCCACCGCCCCCTCCGGAAGCCCGGAGTCCGCGGCGCCCGTCGCCGTGCAGGTCGAGCAGAAGACCGAGACCGCCCCCGCCGCGCAGACCGACGTCAAGGCCGAGGCCGCGACCGCCGTCTCCGGTGGACAGGGTCAGGCCCAGGAGGCCGGCGAGGGTCGTGGACGCCGCGACCGTCGCGACCGCGGTGACCGTGCCGAGCGCGGCGACGGCCGGCGCGAGCGCCGTGACCGCGGCGCCAAGGCCGACGACCAGGGCCAGGCCGGTCAGGGTCAGGGCCAGGCCGGCCAGACCCAGACGGGTCAGGGCCAGGCGGGTCAGAGCCAGGCGGGTCAGGGCGCTCAGGGCGGAGGCCGGCAGGACCGCGCCGACCGCCAGGACCGCGCCGATCGCCAGGACCGCGGTGACCGTCAGCAGCAGGGCGGCCGCGGCCAGGGTCAGAACCAGGGCCAGCAGGGTCGTCAGGACCGTCAGGACAACGGCCCCCAGGACGACTTCGACGGTGAGGACGGCCGTCGCGGCCGTCGTGGCCGCTACCGCGACCGTCGTGGCCGTCGCGGCCGTGACGAGTTCGCGCCGAGCGAGCCGCAGGTCGCCGACGACGACGTGCTGATCCCCGTCGCGGGCATCCTCGACATCCTCGACAACTACGCGTTCATCCGGACCTCGGGCTACCTGCCCGGCCCGAACGACGTGTACGTCTCCCTCGCCCAGGTCCGCAAGGCCGGTCTGCGCAAGGGCGACCACACCACCGGTGCGGTCCGCCAGCCCAAGGACGGCGAGCGCCGCGAGAAGTTCAACGCCCTCGTGCGCCTGGACTCCGTCAACGGCATGGCGCCCGAATCCGGCCGCGGCCGGCCGGAGTTCCAGAAGCTGACGCCCCTGTACCCGCAGGACCGGCTCCGTCTGGAGACCGACCCGGGCGTGCTGACGACCCGCATCATCGACCTCGTCGCGCCGATCGGCAAGGGCCAGCGCGGTCTGATCGTGGCCCCGCCGAAGACCGGCAAGACCATGATCATGCAGGCCATCGCCAACGCGATCACGGTCAACAACCCCGAGTGCCACCTGATGGTCGTCCTGGTCGACGAGCGTCCGGAAGAGGTCACCGACATGCAGCGGTCGGTCAAGGGCGAGGTCATCTCCTCGACCTTCGACCGTCCGGCCGAGGACCACACCACCGTCGCCGAGCTGGCCATCGAGCGCGCCAAGCGTCTCGTCGAGCTGGGTCACGACGTGGTCGTCCTGCTGGACTCCATCACCCGTCTGGGCCGCGCGTACAACCTCGCCGCCCCCGCCTCCGGCCGCATCCTGTCCGGTGGTGTCGACTCGACCGCGCTGTACCCGCCGAAGCGCTTCTTCGGTGCCGCGCGCAACATCGAGGACGGCGGCTCGCTGACCATCCTGGCCACCGCGCTGGTCGACACCGGCTCGCGCATGGACGAGGTGATCTTCGAGGAGTTCAAGGGCACCGGCAACATGGAGCTCAAGCTCGACCGCAAGCTCGCCGACAAGCGCATCTTCCCGGCCGTCGACGTCGACCCGTCGGGCACCCGCAAGGAGGAGATCCTCCTCAACGCGGAGGAGCTCGCCATCGTTTGGAAGCTGCGCCGGGTGCTGCACGCACTCGACTCGCAGCAGGCGATCGAGCTGCTGCTCGACAAGATGAAGCAGACGAAGTCGAACGCCGAGTTCCTGATGCAGATCGCCAAGACGACGCCCGCGGGCAAGAACGACGACTGACCGTCGCCGTAGCCGCACGTCCGACCGAAACCGCCCCCGCCGCACTCCGCGGAAGGGGCGGTTTCGTCGTGTACGGGCACTGACGGCGTACGCCGGTTCGTACACGCGGCGTACACACTGTCGGCACTCGGTGCGACGTTCGACACACTCCCGCCCCTTCGGCACCCCCCTGCGCGCCGCCCCCTTCCGTCGGGAAACCCCAGGCGAGCGCGCCGCGGCGCGGCGCGGATCCCCGGGCCGGCGGCCCGTGAGGCGGCCCGATCACGCCCGCGGGCGTGGAACCCTGAAGGACGTTAGTCCGTCTGTGTCAGGGGGCAGCAGGGGGAGATCGGCCGACCGGGCCGGGCGCCGTACGCAGGACTGAGGAGACCATGACCGAGGACAGCACGGGCCGCCGCGCCGCAGGCGGAGGGCGCCGACGCAAGCCGCCGCCGCGGCGCCGCAAGGCCCTCACCGTCGTCGCCTGGACGGCCGCCGGCGTGGTCGTGTTGGGCGGCGGGGGACTGGGTTACTTCTACTTCAAGTTCAACGGGAACCTGAAGAGCGTCGACATCGACCAGGCCCTCGGCACCGACCGCCCGCAGAACGTCGACAACGGCTCCATGGACATCCTGGTCCTCGGCTCGGACTCCCGCGGCGGAGCCAACGGCGAGTACGGCCGCGACGACGGCGGCTCGGCCCGCTCCGACACCGCGATGATCATCCACCTGTACGAGGGCCACAAGAAGGCGAGCGTGGTGTCGATACCGCGCGACACCATCGTGAAGCGCCCCTCCTGCGAGACCTCGGACGGCAAGACCGACAAGGGCGGCAACCGCTCGCAGTTCAACGAGGCCTTCACGGTCGGCGGGGCCGTCTGCGCGGTCAAGACCGTCGAGAAGATGTCGGGGATCCGCATGGACCACTACATCGAGGTCGACTTCACGGGCTTCAAGAAGATCATCGACAACCTCGGCGGCGTCGAGGTCACCACCACCAAGCCGATCAAGGACGGCGCCAGCCACCTGAACCTGCCGGCCGGCGTGAACAAGCTCAACGGCGAACAGGCCCTCGGCCTCGTCCGGACCCGCAAGAGCGTCGGCGACGGCAGCGACCTGGGACGAATACAACTCCAGCAGGCCTTCATCAAGGCGCTGATCAAGCAGGTCAAGAACGTCGGCGTCTTCGACAACCCCAAACGGCTGCTCGACCTCGCGGACTCCGCCACCAAGGCGATCACCACCGACCGGGCGCTCGGCGACGTGAAGTCCCTGATGGGCTTCGCACAGGGACTCCAGGGCATCGACGGCGCGGACATGCAGATGATCACCCTCCCGGTGGCCGGCGACCCCGTCGACCCCAACCGGGTCGTCCCCCTCGCCAAGGAGTCGAAGATGGTCTGGGACTCCCTGCTCGCCGACCAGCCGATTCCGGCCGAGGCCACGGCGGACTCGGCGGGGGACAAGGGCACGGCCGGGTCGATCGTGCAGAGCCCCTGACGCGAGTCACCGCAGGTCAGGACGGTTCCTCCGGGGGCCGGAATAGATGCCCGCCGCTCCCTGTTGAGGAGGGCGTCCTCAGAATTTTGACAGGCGGCCCGGTCCTGGCAGACTGGTCTGTCGGCCCCGGTTCACGCAGCGCGCAATTCGGCTCCTGCGACCCGGCGCCCTCCCGAATCTAGGAGACACCTTGAAGCGCGATGTTCACCCCCAGTACGTCGAGACCCAGGTCAGCTGCACCTGTGGCGCGTCGTTCACCACCCGTAGCACCCTGACCGAGGGCACCATCCGTGCCGAGGTCTGCTCCGAGTGCCACCCGTTCTACACGGGCAAGCAGAAGATCCTCGACACCGGTGGCCGTGTGGCCCGCTTCGAGGCCCGCTTCGGCAAGGCTGCCGGCTCGAAGTAGCGAGCCTCCGGCGCCGGATCCCGGCTGCGCACCGTTTCACACGGGGGCAGCCGGGCCGGCGCCTTTCTCGTCCCGCAGCCCTTTCTCACTTATCTCCAGGAGCCCCCGATGTTCGAGGCGGTCGAGGAACTGATCGGCGAGCACGCCGATCTGGAAAAGAAGCTCGCCGACCCTTCGGTCCACTCCGATCAGGCCAACGCCCGCAAGCTGAACAAGCGCTACGCGGAGCTCACGCCGATCGTCGCCACCTTCCGCGCGTGGAAGCAGGCGGCCGAGGACATCGAGACGGCCAAGGAGTTCGCGGCGACCGACCCCGACTTCGCCGCCGAGGCCAAGGAACTGACCGCACAGCGCGAAGAGCTCACCGAGAAGCTCCGCCTGCTGCTCGTTCCGCGCGACCCCAGCGACGACAAGGACGTGCTCCTCGAGGTCAAGGCCGGCGCGGGCGGTGACGAGTCCGCCCTCTTCGCGGGCGACCTGCTGCGCATGTACCTGCGCTACGCCGAGCGCGTGGGCTGGAAGACCGAGATCATCGACGCCACCGAGTCCGAACTCGGCGGCTACAAGGACGTACAGGTCTCCGTCCGCACCAAGGGCGGCAACGGCGCGACCGAGCCCGGCCAGGGTGTCTGGGCCCGCCTGAAGTACGAGGGCGGCGTGCACCGCGTCCAGCGCGTGCCGGCCACCGAGTCCCAGGGCCGCATCCACACCTCCGCCGCCGGCGTGCTCGTCACCCCGGAAGCCGAGGAGGTCGAGGTCGAGGTCAACATGAACGACCTCCGCATCGACGTGTACCGCTCCTCGGGTCCCGGCGGCCAGTCCGTCAACACCACCGACTCGGCCGTGCGCATCACGCACCTCCCGACCGGTGTCGTCGCGTCCTGCCAGAACGAGAAGAGCCAGCTCCAGAACAAGGAGCAGGCCATGCGCATCCTGCGCTCGCGGCTGCTCGCCGCGGCCCAGGAAGCCGCCGAGCAGGAGGCCTCCGACGTGCGCCGCAGCCAGGTGCGCAGCGTGGACCGGTCCGAGAAGATCCGCACGTACAACTACCCGGAAAACCGGATCTCGGACCACCGGACCGGCTTCAAGGCGTACAACTTGGACCAGGTGCTCGACGGCGACCTCGACCCGGTCATCCAGGCCTGCGTCGACACCGACTCCGCGGCCAAGCTCGCGGCCGCCCACTGATCCAGACCCGCACCACCCCCCCGTACGACAGCAGCCCGGAGGACCAGCGTGAACTTGCTGCTTGCCGAGGTGGCCCAGGCCACCCAGCGGCTGGCCGCCGCCGGCGTGCCCTCACCGCGCTTCGACGCCGAGGAACTCGCGGCCTTCGTGCACGGCGTCAAACGGGGGGAACTGCACCACGTCAAGGACACCGACTTCGACGCCCGGTACTGGGAGACCATCGCCCGGCGCGAGGCCCGCGAGCCGCTCCAGCACATCACCGGCCGCGCCTTCTTCCGGTATCTGGAGCTCCAGGTGGGCCCCGGGGTCTTCGTGCCCCGGCCCGAGACCGAGTCGGTCGTCGACTGGGCCATACAGGCCGTCCGGGCGATGGACGTCGTCGAACCGCTGATCGTGGACCTGTGCGCCGGGTCCGGGGCCATCGCCCTGGCCATGGCCCAGGAGGTGCCGCGCTCGCGCGTGCACGCGGTCGAGCTGTCCGAGGACGCCCTCCAGTGGACCCGCAAGAACGCCGAGGGCTCCCGGGTCACCGTCCACCAGGGCGACGCGCTGAGCGCGCTGCCCGAGCTGGACGGCCAGGTGGACCTGGTGATCTCGAACCCGCCGTACATCCCGCTCACCGAGTGGGAGTACGTCGCCCCCGAGGCCCGCGACCACGACCCCGAGATGGCGCTGTTCTCCGGCGAGGACGGCCTCGACACCATCCGAGGCATCGAGCGCACCGCCCACCGGCTGCTGCGACCCGGCGGGATCGTCGTCATCGAGCACGCCGACACCCAGGGCGGCCAGGTCCCGTGGATCTTCGCCGAGGAGCGTGGCTGGGCCGACGCGGCCGACCACCCCGACCTCAACAACCGCCCGCGCTTCGCGACCGCCCGCAAGGCCCTGCCGTGAGCGCGCCCCTTCCCGCCACCACCCCGCTGCTTGAGGAGGCCCGCTGATGGCCCGGCGATACGACTGCAACGACGCGACGGACCGCAAGACGGGCCTGCGCGAAGCCGCATCCGCCGTGCGCCGCGGCGAGCTCGTCGTGCTGCCCACCGACACCCTGTACGGGATCGGTGCGGACGCCTTCAGCGCCGAGGCGGTCGGTGACCTGCTCGCCGCCAAGGGGCGCGGCCGCAACATGCCCACCCCGGTCCTCATCGGCTCGCCGAACACCCTGCACGGCCTGGTCACGGACTTCTCCGAGCAGGCCTGGGAACTCGTCGACGCCTTCTGGCCGGGCGCGCTGACGCTGGTCGCCAAGCACCAGCCGTCGCTGGCCTGGGACCTGGGGGAGACCCGCGGGACCGTGGCCGTGCGGATGCCCCTGCACCCCGTCGCGATCGAGCTGCTGACCGAGGTCGGCCCGATGGCCGTGTCCTCGGCGAACCTGACCGGGCACCCGGCCCCCGAGGACTGCGACGCCGCCCGCGAGATGCTGGGCGACTCCGTGTCCGTGTACCTGGACGGCGGGCCGACCCCCGGCATCCAGCCGTCGTCGATCGTCGATGTCACCGGGAAGGTCCCGGTCCTGCTGCGCGAGGGCGCGCTGACCGCGGACCAGCTGCGGGAGGTCGTACCCGACCTCGAGGTGGCCCCGTGAGCCCTGAGGGGCGTGGCATAGCAGGACACCTCCCGGCCGTGGCCGGGGGCGGATCCTTCCGCATACTCCACGTCAGCACCGGCAACGTGTGCCGCTCGCCGATCACCGAGCGGCTGACGCGGCACGCCCTGTCGCACCGCCTCGGCGGCCCCGTGACCGGGGACCTCATCGTGGAGAGCGCGGGCACCTGGGGCCACGAGGGGGCGCCGATGGAGGCCAACGCCGCCGCGGTCCTCGCCGACTTCGGGGCCGACGCCTCCGGGTTCACCGGGCGCGAGCTGCTGGACGAGCACGTCATACGCGCCGACCTGGTGCTCACCGCGACCCGGGACCACCGGGCACAGGTCATCTCCATGGGCCACTCCGCGGGGCTGCGGACCTTCACCCTGAAGGAGTTCACCCGGCTCGTGCGGGCGATAGATCCGGCCACCCTGCCGCCGCTGGACGACGGCATGGCGGAGCGCGCCCGCGCCCTGGTACGGGCCGCCGCCGCGCTGCGCGGCTGGCTGCTGGCCCCCTCGCCGGACGCCGACGAGGTGTACGACCCGTACGGCGCCCCCATCACCTTCTTCCGCTCCATCGGCGACGAGATCAACCAGGCACTGGACCCCGTGGTCACCGCCCTGACGGGCGTCACCGCAGGACGCTGAGGACTCACCCGCGCGCGGGCGCCACAAGGCGCGACGGGCACCGCGGTCCTACAGTGGGCGGTACCCGGTACACGTCTCTGGAGTCGCGCCATGAGCGTCATCACCCAGCCCACGGACCTGCTGCGGCAGCAGGACCCGCAGATGGCCGACGTGCTCGCCGGAGAGGCGCGACGGCAGGCCGGCACCCTCCAGCTGATCGCCGCCGAGAACTTCACCTCGCCCGCCGTGCTCACCGCCCTCGGATCGGCGCTCGCCAACAAGTACGCCGAGGGCTACCCGGGCGCCCGCCACCACGGCGGCTGCGAGTACGCCGACCTGGCCGAGCGGATCGCCGTCGAGCGGGCCCGCGCCCTCTTCGGGGTGGATCACGCCAATGTGCAGCCGCACTCCGGTTCCTCCGCGGTCCTCGCCGCGTACGCCGCGCTGCTGCGCCCCGGCGACACGGTCCTGGCGATGGGACTCCCGTACGGCGGACACCTCACACACGGCTCACCCGCGAACTTCTCCGGCCGCTGGTTCGAATTCGTCGGCTACGGGCTGGACGCCGAAACGGGCCTCATCGACTACGAACAGGTCCACGAACTCGCCCGCCGGCACCGTCCCAAGGCCATCGTCTGTGGCTCGATCTGTTACCCACGCCACCCCGAGTACGGGGTCTTCCGCCAGATCGCCGACGAGGTCGGGGCCTTCCTGATCGCGGACGCCGCGCACCCGATCGGTCTGGTCGCCGGCGGGGCGGCCCCCAGCCCCGTCCCCTACGCGGACGTGATCTGCGCGACCACGCACAAGGTGCTGCGCGGTCCGCGCGGAGGCATGATCCTGTGCGGCGCCGAGTTCGCGGAACGGGTGGACCGGGCGGTGTTCCCCTTCACCC
This region of Streptomyces sp. NBC_00513 genomic DNA includes:
- the prmC gene encoding peptide chain release factor N(5)-glutamine methyltransferase, giving the protein MNLLLAEVAQATQRLAAAGVPSPRFDAEELAAFVHGVKRGELHHVKDTDFDARYWETIARREAREPLQHITGRAFFRYLELQVGPGVFVPRPETESVVDWAIQAVRAMDVVEPLIVDLCAGSGAIALAMAQEVPRSRVHAVELSEDALQWTRKNAEGSRVTVHQGDALSALPELDGQVDLVISNPPYIPLTEWEYVAPEARDHDPEMALFSGEDGLDTIRGIERTAHRLLRPGGIVVIEHADTQGGQVPWIFAEERGWADAADHPDLNNRPRFATARKALP
- the rpmE gene encoding 50S ribosomal protein L31, with the translated sequence MKRDVHPQYVETQVSCTCGASFTTRSTLTEGTIRAEVCSECHPFYTGKQKILDTGGRVARFEARFGKAAGSK
- a CDS encoding LCP family protein, translating into MTEDSTGRRAAGGGRRRKPPPRRRKALTVVAWTAAGVVVLGGGGLGYFYFKFNGNLKSVDIDQALGTDRPQNVDNGSMDILVLGSDSRGGANGEYGRDDGGSARSDTAMIIHLYEGHKKASVVSIPRDTIVKRPSCETSDGKTDKGGNRSQFNEAFTVGGAVCAVKTVEKMSGIRMDHYIEVDFTGFKKIIDNLGGVEVTTTKPIKDGASHLNLPAGVNKLNGEQALGLVRTRKSVGDGSDLGRIQLQQAFIKALIKQVKNVGVFDNPKRLLDLADSATKAITTDRALGDVKSLMGFAQGLQGIDGADMQMITLPVAGDPVDPNRVVPLAKESKMVWDSLLADQPIPAEATADSAGDKGTAGSIVQSP
- a CDS encoding L-threonylcarbamoyladenylate synthase, which encodes MARRYDCNDATDRKTGLREAASAVRRGELVVLPTDTLYGIGADAFSAEAVGDLLAAKGRGRNMPTPVLIGSPNTLHGLVTDFSEQAWELVDAFWPGALTLVAKHQPSLAWDLGETRGTVAVRMPLHPVAIELLTEVGPMAVSSANLTGHPAPEDCDAAREMLGDSVSVYLDGGPTPGIQPSSIVDVTGKVPVLLREGALTADQLREVVPDLEVAP
- the glyA gene encoding serine hydroxymethyltransferase, with protein sequence MSVITQPTDLLRQQDPQMADVLAGEARRQAGTLQLIAAENFTSPAVLTALGSALANKYAEGYPGARHHGGCEYADLAERIAVERARALFGVDHANVQPHSGSSAVLAAYAALLRPGDTVLAMGLPYGGHLTHGSPANFSGRWFEFVGYGLDAETGLIDYEQVHELARRHRPKAIVCGSICYPRHPEYGVFRQIADEVGAFLIADAAHPIGLVAGGAAPSPVPYADVICATTHKVLRGPRGGMILCGAEFAERVDRAVFPFTQGGAQMHTIAAKAVAFGEAAGPAFTTYAHRVVANARALAEELEADGFLVTTGGTDTHLISVDPAPLGLDGPTARGRLAAAGIVLDTCALPYGEQRGLRLGTAAVTTQGMGGAEMRRIGALFAAALHGEAAKTRTEVEELTREFPPYGY
- the prfA gene encoding peptide chain release factor 1, with amino-acid sequence MFEAVEELIGEHADLEKKLADPSVHSDQANARKLNKRYAELTPIVATFRAWKQAAEDIETAKEFAATDPDFAAEAKELTAQREELTEKLRLLLVPRDPSDDKDVLLEVKAGAGGDESALFAGDLLRMYLRYAERVGWKTEIIDATESELGGYKDVQVSVRTKGGNGATEPGQGVWARLKYEGGVHRVQRVPATESQGRIHTSAAGVLVTPEAEEVEVEVNMNDLRIDVYRSSGPGGQSVNTTDSAVRITHLPTGVVASCQNEKSQLQNKEQAMRILRSRLLAAAQEAAEQEASDVRRSQVRSVDRSEKIRTYNYPENRISDHRTGFKAYNLDQVLDGDLDPVIQACVDTDSAAKLAAAH
- the rho gene encoding transcription termination factor Rho; its protein translation is MSDTTDLMGAADTNVDTSAPAAGAAPKRRRSGTGLDGMVLAELQQVASGLGIRGTARMRKSQLIEVIKEAQAGGSAPKAAAADTAEAKPKRRATSKARTGDVAAEAPVEKAAQQSQIDIPGQPAGGPSRASEAEREEAPAGERRRRRATAPSGSPESAAPVAVQVEQKTETAPAAQTDVKAEAATAVSGGQGQAQEAGEGRGRRDRRDRGDRAERGDGRRERRDRGAKADDQGQAGQGQGQAGQTQTGQGQAGQSQAGQGAQGGGRQDRADRQDRADRQDRGDRQQQGGRGQGQNQGQQGRQDRQDNGPQDDFDGEDGRRGRRGRYRDRRGRRGRDEFAPSEPQVADDDVLIPVAGILDILDNYAFIRTSGYLPGPNDVYVSLAQVRKAGLRKGDHTTGAVRQPKDGERREKFNALVRLDSVNGMAPESGRGRPEFQKLTPLYPQDRLRLETDPGVLTTRIIDLVAPIGKGQRGLIVAPPKTGKTMIMQAIANAITVNNPECHLMVVLVDERPEEVTDMQRSVKGEVISSTFDRPAEDHTTVAELAIERAKRLVELGHDVVVLLDSITRLGRAYNLAAPASGRILSGGVDSTALYPPKRFFGAARNIEDGGSLTILATALVDTGSRMDEVIFEEFKGTGNMELKLDRKLADKRIFPAVDVDPSGTRKEEILLNAEELAIVWKLRRVLHALDSQQAIELLLDKMKQTKSNAEFLMQIAKTTPAGKNDD
- a CDS encoding low molecular weight phosphatase family protein; protein product: MSPEGRGIAGHLPAVAGGGSFRILHVSTGNVCRSPITERLTRHALSHRLGGPVTGDLIVESAGTWGHEGAPMEANAAAVLADFGADASGFTGRELLDEHVIRADLVLTATRDHRAQVISMGHSAGLRTFTLKEFTRLVRAIDPATLPPLDDGMAERARALVRAAAALRGWLLAPSPDADEVYDPYGAPITFFRSIGDEINQALDPVVTALTGVTAGR